The following coding sequences lie in one Gadus macrocephalus chromosome 1, ASM3116895v1 genomic window:
- the LOC132464846 gene encoding uncharacterized protein LOC132464846, translating to MYFQKMAFNKRTEKLYTDTFKVVILRERIKVKEWNISGEEALAVHTLTNFAAGVSDGKRATKFIMFDELAKGIEEGKSYRIKHFGWSNYGDIRTMLTRHQTVAYIAAAVQVPAHLEAEARDLICPESMLVPLREMAEVEEKTLLTVQAWVKELGAFHPQTAAGGPPVPRRAVVLKDGDTEVELVLWREANLTQLEVGLLIRVTHLRAKRSNWGLSLHSSGHTSVEVINGDKEVQVMGYRILPDGDMEVLDPSDNEHVIPQAMWDAVIGKTVPAIPFTILFTFERAKLLQINLREE from the exons aTGTATTTTCAGAAAATGGCTTTCAACAAAAGGACAGAGAAGCTATACACAGACACCTTCAAAGTGGTAATTTTGCGAGAGAGGATAAAGGTGAAGGAGTGGAACATCTCGGGTGAGGAGGCATTGGCCGTCCACACACTGACAAACTTTGCCGCTGGGGTGTCAGATGGGAAGAGGGCAACTAAATTTATAATGTTTGATGAATTGGCTAAGGGAATAGAGGAGGGGAAGTCTTATAGGATAAAACATTTTGGGTGGAGCAATTACGGGGATATTAGAACAATGCTGACAAGGCATCAGACCGTGGCCTATATCGCTGCCGCGGTCCAAGTCCCCGCccacctggaggcagaggctcGGGACTTAATATGTCCTGAGTCGATGCTCGTCCCTCTGCGGGAGATGGCAGAGGTCGAGGAGAAGACGCTGCTGACTGTCCAGGCCTGGGTCAAAGAA CTAGGTGCGTTCCACCCGCAAACAGCGGCCGGTGGCCCGCCAGTGCCTCGAAGGGCCGTGGTGCTAAAAGAT GGGGATACAGAGGTGGAATTGGTACTCTGGAGGGAGGCCAACCTCACACAGTTAGAGGTTGGCCTCCTTATAAGAGTTACCCATCTGCGGGCGAAAAGGAGCAACTGGGGACTGAGCCTCCACTCGTCAGGGCACACTTCAGTTGAA GTCATCAATGGAGACAAGGAGGTCCAGGTCATGGGGTACAGGATCCTCCCAGACGGGGACATGGAGGTCCTGGACCCCAGTGACAACGAACACGTCATTCCACAGGCCATGTGGGATGCAGTCATTGGAAAGACCGTCCCAGCCATACCTTTCACTATATTATTTACCTTTGAAAGGGCAAAATTACTCCAAATTAATTTAAGAGAGGAGTag